A section of the Acanthochromis polyacanthus isolate Apoly-LR-REF ecotype Palm Island chromosome 13, KAUST_Apoly_ChrSc, whole genome shotgun sequence genome encodes:
- the trip12 gene encoding E3 ubiquitin-protein ligase TRIP12 isoform X1: MSNRPNSNPGGSLRRSQRNTAAAQPQDHTVAGRLQSEQVKHKANSPPESRRPNSKAPKATASSATGQSRGHSSRRSGLTLSVASFVLQDDPEAAGTSEQERTGHQSKSEGTRGLKRSAAPDQISTFAPTPAKKPKSLPPSRDNTSETKKGPAKSKKRSLPSEPPASSGRGQSKKSVAAGASPIQKRKKADSLPGLSSTVGSLPNRTEGRTPKPTKLASKSAASAKAGCSNVTDSSSSASTSSSSSTTGTNSAATQGARVKQGKDQTKARRSRSASSPSPRRSTRDKEQAKAASSSKFEWASRFNPKVNLPKPKLSLPGSSKTETSKPGPSGLQAKLASLRKSTKKRSESPPAELPSFRRSTRQKTTGSCASTSRRGSGLGKRGAADARRQEKMADSDNNQDGANSSAARTDEASQGASASSSVAGAVGMTTSGESESDDSEMGRLQALLEARGLPPHLFGPLGPRMSQLFHRTIGSGASSKAQQLLQGLQATGDESQQLQAAIEMCQLLVMGNEETLGGFPVKSVVPALITLLQMEHNFDIMNHASRALTYMMEALPRSSAVVVDAIPVFLEKLQVIQFIDVAEQALTALEMLSRRHSKAILQAVSVGGLADCLLYLEFFSINAQRNALAIAANCCQSITPDEFHFVADSLPLLTQRLTHQDKKSVESTCLCFARLVDNFQHEENLLQEVASRDLLTNIQQLLVVTPPVLSSGMFIMVVRMFSLMCSNCPCLAVQLMKQNIAETLRFLLCGASNGSCQEQIELVPRSPQELYELTSLICELMPCLPREGIFAVDVMLKKGSAQTTEGAIWQWRDDRGLWHPYNRIDSRIIETAHQNGEDEISLSTLGRVYTIDFNSMQQINEDTGTARGIQRKPNPLANPNTGSHQEVRREDARAQLMKEDPELAKCFIKTLFGVLYEVYSSSAGPAVRHKCLRAILRIIYFADAELLKDVLRNHAVSSHIASMLSSQDLKIVVGSLQMAEILMQKLPDVFSVYFRREGVMHQVKNLAESESFLVTSPPKACPSGTASLCTTTISTASTTSANNATPDLGSPSFQHSMDDSLDLSPQGRLSDVLKRKRLPKRGPRRPKYSPPRDDDKVDNQAKSPTSTQSPKSSFLASLNPKTWGKLGAQTNNANSEPSRTAGVSGLARAPPKDSISNNRDKIKAWIKEQASKFVERYFNSENVDGSNPALNVLQRLCTATEQLSLQVDGGMECLVEISSIVSESDVSSFEIQHSGLVKQLLVYLTSNTDRDLLSRDVRLKRFLHVFAGCPVPGMEPVGRLDPTENAPYLALVHKMNSCLSQMEQFPVKVHDFPSGNGNGSRGSQALKFFNTHQLKCQLQRHPDCTNVKQWKGGPVKIDPLALVQAIERYLVVRGYGRIREEDEDSDDDGSDDEIDESLAAQFLNSGSVRHRLQFYIGDHLLPYNMTVYQAVRQYSLQAEEERESTDDEANPLGRAGIWTKTHTIWYKPVREDEDGSKDAVGGKRGRAQTAPTKTSPRNAKKQDELWHDGVCPSVINPLETYLTSEPPETITFDDPSLEVNLLLRVLHSISRYWFYLYDNAACKEIIPTSEFINSKLTAKANRQLQDPLVIMTGNIPTWLIELGKTCPFFFPFDTRQMLFYVTAFDRDRAMQRLLDTNPEINQSDSQDSRVAPRLDRKKRTINRDELLKQAESVMQDLGSSRAMLEIQYENEVGTGLGPTLEFYALVSQELQRADLGLWRGEEVTLANPKGNQEGTKYMFSSRGLFAVPFGRTTKPAHIAKIKMKFRFLGKLMAKAIMDFRLLDLPLGLPFYKWMLRHEMSISSHDLVNIDPSVAKSIQHLEDIIRQKKRLEQDRSQTRETLQQALESLNMNGCSVEDLGLDFTLPGFPNIELKKGGKDVPVTIYNLEEYLRLVVYWTLNEGVSRQFESFREGFESVFPLHHLQYFYPEELDQLLCGSKSETWDVKTLMECCRPDHGYTHDSRAVRFLFEVLSSFDAEQQRLFLQFVTGSPRLPVGGFRSLNPPLTIVRKTFESTENPDDFLPSVMTCVNYLKLPDYSSIEIMREKLLIAAREGQQSFHLS, translated from the exons ATGTCCAACCGGCCTAATTCCAATCCAGGGGGGTCACTGCGCCGTTCACAGAGGAACACTGCTGCGGCCCAGCCACAAGACCATACAGTCGCGGGAAG GTTGCAGTCAGAGCAGGTAAAACATAAAGCAAATTCCCCACCTGAAAGTAGAAGACCTAATTCTAAGGCTCCCAAAGCCACAGCCAGCTCAGCCACTGGCCAGTCCAGAGGGCACAGCTCAAGAAG AAGCGGTCTTACTCTGTCCGTGGCTTCATTTGTGTTACAAGACGACCCAGAGGCTGCAGGAACATCTGAACAAGAACGAACAGGCCACCAGTCTAAGAGTGAAGGCACCCGAGGGCTGAAGCGAAGCGCAGCTCCTGACCAAATCAGTACCTTTGCACCAACCCCTGCCAAGAAACCCAAATCGCTCCCACCATCCCGAGACAATACCTCAGAGACCAAGAAAGGCCCAGCTAAGTCCAAGAAGAGATCGCTTCCTTCAGAACCACCTGCATCGTCAGGCCGAGGTCAGAGCAAGAAGAGTGTGGCCGCTGGGGCCTCACCAATCCAGAAACGGAAGAAAGCGGACTCTCTCCCCGGTCTAAGTAGCACCGTTGGGTCCCTCCCCAATCGTACCGAGGGCAGAACTCCAAAACCCACCAAGCTGGCGTCTAAATCGGCCGCCTCAGCCAAAGCTGGGTGTAGCAACGTGAcagactcctcctcctctgcctccacctcttcctcttcctccactaCAGGCACCAACAGCGCCGCGACGCAGGGCGCACGAGTCAAACAGGGAAAAGATCAGACTAAGGCACGTCGATCTCGCTCTGCATCTAGCCCTTCCCCACGTCGTAGTACACGTGACAAGGAGCAGGCCAAAGCTGCCAGCTCTTCAAAATTTGAGTGGGCTTCACGCTTCAACCCCAAAGTCAACCTGCCAAAACCCAAATTGTCCTTGCCCGGATCCTCCAAAACTGAGACCTCCAAACCTGGGCCTTCAGGATTACAAGCTAAACTAGCAA GTTTGAGGAAATCCACTAAGAAGCGTAGCGAGTCTCCTCCAGCAGAGCTCCCCAGCTTTCGGCGGAGCACACGCCAGAAGACCACGGGCTCCTGTGCCAGCACCAG TCGGCGGGGCTCAGGCCTGGGCAAGCGCGGGGCAGCCGACGCTCGCCGACAGGAGAAAATGGCCGACTCCGACAACAACCAAGATGGGGCCAACTCATCAGCTGCTCGCACCGATGAGGCATCACAAGGAGCTTCAG CTTCAAGCTCAGTTGCTGGAGCAGTGGGCATGACCACCTCTGGAGAGAGTGAATCTGATGATTCTGAAATGGGAAGGCTTCAAG CCTTACTGGAGGCCAGAGGTCTCCCCCCACATCTCTTTGGACCCCTGGGACCCCGCATGTCACAACTGTTTCACAGGACCATAGGCAGTGGAGCCA GTTCTAAGGCTCAGCAGCTCCTGCAGGGCCTTCAGGCTACAGGTGACGAGTCTCAACAGCTCCAAGCTGCAATTGAGATGTGCCAGCTGCTGGTGATGGGCAATGAGGAAACTCTTGGTGGATTTCCTGTCAAAAGCGTGGTGCCTGCTTTG ATTACACTGTTACAAATGGAGCATAACTTTGATATT ATGAATCACGCCTCACGTGCACTCACTTACATGATGGAGGCACTCCCTCGATCTTCTGCTGTGGTGGTCGATGCTATTCCTGTCTTCCTGGAGAAG CTTCAGGTGATCCAGTTCATTGACGTAGCAGAGCAGGCCCTGACTGCCTTGGAGATGCTGTCAAGGCGACACAGCAAAGCCATTTTGCAGGCTGTAAGTGTT GGTGGGCTTGCCGACTGCCTCCTCTACCTGGAGTTCTTCAGCATCAATGCTCAGAGGAATGCCTTGGCCATTGCAGCTAACTGCTGCCAGAGCATCACTCCAGATGAATTCCACTTTGTTGCTGATTCTCTGCCACTGTTGACTCAGAGACTCACACACCAG GATAAAAAGTCAGTTGAAAGCACGTGTCTCTGTTTTGCCCGACTGGTGGACAACTTTCAACATGAAGAG AACCTGCTGCAGGAGGTAGCATCGCGGGACCTGTTAACCAACATTCAGCAGCTGCTGGTAGTGACCCCTCCTGTACTCAGCTCGGGAATGTTCATCATGGTCGTGCGCATGTTTTCGCTCATGTGCTCTAACTGCCCATGCCTGGCAGTCCAGCTTATGAAACAGA ACATAGCAGAAACTCTGCGATTCCTCTTATGTGGTGCATCAAATGGCAGCTGCCAGGAGCAGATTGAACTGGTACCCCGGAGCCCCCAGGAGCTCTATGAACTGACTTCCCTCATATG TGAGTTGATGCCCTGCCTGCCTAGAGAGGGCATCTTTGCAGTTGACGTAATGCTGAAGAAGGGCAGTGCCCAGACAACAGAGGGGGCGATTTGGCAGTGGAGGGATGACCGAGGACTGTGGCATCCTTACAACCGCATTGATAGCCGCATTATTGAG ACAGCCCACCAGAATGGGGAAGATGAGATCAGTTTGTCCACTCTGGGCCGTGTGTACACAATTGACTTCAACTCTATGCAGCAGATCAATGAAGACACAGGAACAGCACGCGGTATCCAGAGGAAGCCGAACCCTCTTGCAAACCCCAACACAG GGAGTCACCAAGAAGTTCGTAGAGAAGATGCACGAGCCCAGTTGATGAAGGAAGACCCTGAGCTGGCAAAGTGCTTTATCAAAACTCTGTTTGGGGTCTTGTATGAGGTCTACAGCTCATCAGCTGGCCCTGCTGTCAGACACAAGTGCCTTAGAGCCATCCTCAGGATCATCTACTTTGCTGATGCAGAGCTGCTGAAGGATGTGCTGAGGAACCATGCTGTGTCCAG TCACATTGCCTCCATGCTGTCCAGCCAGGACCTGAAGATTGTAGTGGGTTCTCTGCAGATGGCTGAGATCCTTATGCAGAAGCTGCCGGATGTCTTCAGTGTCTATTTCAGAAGAGAAG GTGTAATGCACCAGGTAAAGAACCTGGCAGAGTCTGAGAGCTTTCTAGTCACTAGTCCCCCGAAGGCTTGCCCAAGTGGTACTGCTAGTCTCTGCACTACCACCATCAGCACTGCATCCACCACATCTGCTAATAATGCAACTCCTGACCTGGGTTCACCCAGCTTCCAGCACAGCATGGACGACTCACTGGACCTCAGCCCGCAGGG GCGGCTAAGTGATGTCCTAAAGAGGAAAAGACTACCTAAAAGAGGGCCCAGAAGGCCGAAATACTCTCCCCCAAGAGACGATGATAAAGTTGACAATCAGG CCAAGAGCCCTACTAGTACTCAGTCACCCAAATCATCCTTCTTGGCCAGTCTCAATCCCAAGACCTGGGGGAAGCTGGGTGCTCAGACCAACAATGCCAACTCAGAGCCCTCACGCACAGCCGGGGTGAGTGGCCTGGCGAGGGCACCTCCCAAGGACTCGATTTCAAATAACAG agaCAAAATCAAGGCCTGGATTAAGGAACAGGCAAGTAAGTTTGTGGAGCGCTACTTCAACTCTGAAAATGTGGATGGCAGCAATCCTGCATTGAATGTACTCCAGAGACTTTGCACAGCCACTGAGCAGCTCAGCCTGCAG gtGGACGGTGGTATGGAGTGCCTAGTGGAGATCTCCAGTATTGTATCAGAATCTGATGTGTCATCATTTGAGATCCAGCACAGTGGGCTGGTGAAGCAGCTCCTGGTCTACTTGACCTCCAACACAGACAGGGATTTGTTGAGTCGCGATGTGCGGCTCAAGAGGTTCCTACATGTGTTCGCTGGCTGCCCG GTTCCAGGAATGGAGCCTGTAGGTCGTCTGGACCCGACAGAGAATGCGCCTTACCTGGCACTGGTGCACAAGATGAACAGCTGCCTGAGCCAAATGGAGCAGTTCCCTGTCAAAGTGCATGACTTCCCCAGTGGCAACGGCAATGGCAGCAG GGGATCTCAGGCGCTGAAGTTCTTCAACACTCATCAGCTCAAGTGTCAGCTGCAGAGACACCCAGATTGCACTAATGTTAAACAATGGAAAGGCGGCCCTGTGAAGATTGACCCCCTTGCCCTGGTGCAAGCCATTGAGAGATATCTTGTTGTCAGAG GATATGGGCGAATCAGGGAAGAGGATGAAgacagtgatgatgatggttcAGATGATGAAATCGATGAATCACTG GCGGCACAGTTCCTGAATTCTGGTAGTGTGCGTCACCGGCTACAGTTCTACATTGGTGACCACCTGCTGCCATACAACATGACGGTATACCAGGCTGTAAGGCAGTACAGTCTTCaggcagaggaggaaagagaatCGACAGACGATGAGGCAAACCCACTTGGGCGAGCTGGAATCTGGACCAAAACGCACACAATATG GTATAAGCCTGtgagagaggatgaggatggTAGCAAAGACGCTGTGGGTGGAAAGAGAGGCAGAGCCCAGACTGCTCCCACCAAAACCTCACCTCGCAACGCCAAGAAACAGGATGAGCTGTGGCATG ATGGTGTATGTCCCAGCGTCATCAATCCTTTAGAGACATACCTCACTTCGGAGCCACCAGAGACCATAACCTTTGATGACCCCTCTTTAGAGGTCAACCTGCTGCTGAGGGTCCTGCACTCCATCAGTAGATACTGGTTCTACTTGTATGAT aATGCTGCATGTAAGGAAATTATTCCAACCAGTGAGTTCATTAACAGTAAGCTGACAGCCAAAGCCAACCGTCAGCTACAAGACCCGCTGGTCATCATGACAGGCAACATCCCTACTTGGCTCATCGAGCTTGGAAAGACCTG CCCCTTCTTCTTCCCCTTCGACACCCGGCagatgttgttttatgtcactgCCTTTGATCGCGACAGAGCCATGCAACGCCTGCTGGACACAAATCCTGAGATCAACCAGTCAGATTCTCAGGACAGCAGAGTTGCGCCACGCCTCGACAGGAAAAAG AGGACGATAAACCGTGACGAGCTCCTGAAACAGGCCGAGTCTGTGATGCAGGACCTTGGCAGTTCCAGGGCAATGCTTGAGATTCAGTATGAGAATGAG GTTGGCACAGGTCTTGGCCCAACTCTGGAGTTCTATGCTCTGGTGTCTCAAGAGCTCCAGCGGGCTGATCTTGGTCTTTGGAGAGGCGAAGAGGTTACTTTGGCCAATCCTAAAG GAAACCAAGAGGGGACTAAGTACATGTTCAGCTCCAGAGGACTGTTTGCTGTTCCCTTCGGCAGGACAACCAAACCAGCACACATAGCCAAAATCAAAATGAAGTTCCGTTTCCTAGGAAAGCTGATGGCCAAAGCCATTATGGACTTCAGACTG CTGGACCTGCCCCTGGGGCTGCCATTTTACAAGTGGATGCTCCGGCATGAGATGTCTATAAGCTCCCATGACCTGGTGAACATTGATCCCAGTGTGGCCAAGTCCATCCAGCACTTGGAGGATATTATCCGCCAGAAGAAGAGGCTGGAACAGGACCGGTCACAG aCGAGGGAGACCCTACAGCAGGCCTTGGAGAGCCTGAACATGAACGGCTGCTCAGTGGAGGACCTCGGGTTGGACTTCACCCTCCCAGGATTCCCAAACATTGAGCTGAAAAAAGGTGGCAAAGACGTCCCGGTCACAATCTACAACCTGGAGGAGTACCTCAGG TTGGTGGTGTACTGGACTCTAAATGAAGGAGTGTCCAgacagtttgagtcatttagggAAGGGTTTGAGTCAGTCTTCCCCTTGCATCACCTGCAGTATTTCTATCCAGAAGAG CTTGACCAGTTGCTGTGTGGCAGTAAATCTGAGACGTGGGATGTCAAGACGCTGATGGAGTGCTGTCGACCAGACCACGGATACACACACGACAG CCGTGCAGTTCGGTTCCTGTTTGAGGTGTTGAGCAGCTTCGATGccgagcagcagagactctttctGCAGTTTGTCACAGGGAGCCCAAGACTGCCTGTCGGAG GTTTCCGGAGCCTGAATCCCCCTCTGACGATTGTGAGGAAGACGTTCGAGTCGACAGAGAACCCGGATGATTTCCTCCCCTCAGTCATGACCTGCGTCAACTACCTGAAGCTGCCTGACTACTCCAGCATAGAGATCATGCGAGAGAAACTGTTGATCGCGGCCCGTGAGGGCCAGCAGTCTTTCCACCTTTCCTGA